In one Shinella zoogloeoides genomic region, the following are encoded:
- a CDS encoding response regulator, translated as MKRLMIADASDVVRKVGKRILSGFDFVVLEASSSLEALVRCEADLPSILIVDSTMDGALELIGNIRNLPQGKSVRIYYCVVEADLKKMMMGKRAGADDFLLKPFDRKILTQVFGSLSIAA; from the coding sequence ATGAAGCGATTGATGATCGCCGACGCGTCCGATGTCGTCCGCAAGGTCGGCAAGCGTATTCTTTCCGGTTTCGATTTCGTCGTGCTGGAAGCCTCGAGCTCGCTCGAGGCGCTGGTGCGTTGCGAGGCGGACCTGCCCAGCATTCTCATCGTCGATTCGACCATGGACGGTGCGCTCGAGCTGATCGGCAACATCCGCAACCTGCCGCAGGGCAAGTCGGTGCGCATCTATTACTGCGTCGTCGAGGCGGATCTCAAGAAGATGATGATGGGCAAGCGTGCCGGGGCGGACGACTTCCTGCTGAAGCCGTTCGATCGCAAGATCCTGACCCAGGTCTTCGGCAGCCTCTCGATCGCTGCCTGA